One segment of Asaia bogorensis NBRC 16594 DNA contains the following:
- the hisA gene encoding 1-(5-phosphoribosyl)-5-[(5-phosphoribosylamino)methylideneamino]imidazole-4-carboxamide isomerase, which yields MAALCEITTAAIIDGGGLGWLTPPGRAVLERYFSGLLLVPETRFFVVRDETGQIQGCAQLVRPSRNNEAQAQTAQIRGYFVAPYMRGRGLGYVLADAVIAAARALGCRVLNCEVPETQASALSMFRSLGFEPWGTHPLYARNHDGVVRGVFMTLPLSPESGGARHKKHSGKDHIVASTDSTPHRALTLYPAIDLKDGACVRLRRGEMDDATVYSDNPAAQARSFAEAGCSRLHVVDLNGAFAGKSANGAAVEAIIAATDLPVQLGGGIRDMAGITRWLEAGLDRVILGSVAVKNPELVREACRAFPGRIVAGIDARQGRVATEGWAEVSELNARDLALRMQDAGVAAVIFTEITRDGMLEGLDLEQTADLARVLSIPVIASGGVGSAQHLRDFRAIAQEVSGLEGVIVGRALYDGRISLEEALSIVEGATC from the coding sequence ATGGCCGCCCTATGCGAGATCACGACGGCGGCGATCATTGACGGGGGCGGCCTAGGCTGGCTTACGCCGCCCGGGCGGGCGGTGCTCGAACGCTATTTCAGCGGGCTGCTGCTCGTGCCGGAAACCCGGTTTTTCGTCGTGCGCGATGAAACGGGGCAGATACAGGGTTGCGCCCAGCTTGTGCGGCCTTCACGCAATAACGAGGCACAAGCCCAGACGGCGCAGATCAGGGGTTATTTCGTAGCACCCTATATGCGCGGTCGTGGGCTAGGTTATGTTCTGGCCGATGCCGTGATTGCGGCCGCCAGAGCGCTGGGCTGCCGCGTGCTGAACTGCGAGGTTCCGGAGACACAGGCCTCCGCGTTGTCCATGTTCCGCTCGCTCGGTTTCGAGCCCTGGGGCACGCACCCCCTTTATGCCCGCAATCATGACGGGGTGGTCAGGGGCGTCTTTATGACCCTGCCCCTCTCTCCCGAAAGTGGTGGCGCGAGACACAAGAAACATTCCGGGAAGGATCATATCGTGGCCAGTACGGACAGCACCCCCCATCGCGCCCTCACCCTCTATCCGGCCATTGATCTGAAGGATGGCGCCTGCGTGCGCCTCCGACGCGGCGAGATGGACGATGCCACCGTCTATTCCGATAACCCTGCCGCACAGGCGCGTTCTTTCGCCGAAGCCGGATGTTCGCGCCTGCATGTGGTTGATCTCAATGGGGCCTTCGCCGGGAAATCGGCAAACGGTGCCGCGGTAGAGGCGATTATCGCTGCGACCGATCTGCCGGTGCAGCTTGGTGGTGGCATTCGTGATATGGCGGGCATCACGCGCTGGCTGGAAGCCGGCCTGGACCGGGTCATTCTTGGCTCGGTTGCAGTGAAAAACCCCGAGCTTGTGCGTGAGGCCTGCAGGGCTTTTCCGGGACGGATTGTCGCGGGCATCGATGCGCGTCAGGGGCGTGTCGCGACTGAAGGTTGGGCCGAAGTTTCCGAGCTCAATGCGCGTGACCTTGCCCTGCGGATGCAGGATGCTGGCGTGGCTGCCGTGATCTTCACCGAGATCACACGCGACGGCATGCTCGAGGGGCTGGATCTGGAACAGACGGCTGATCTGGCACGTGTATTGTCCATTCCTGTCATTGCCAGCGGCGGCGTTGGTTCGGCGCAGCATCTGCGTGATTTCCGCGCGATTGCCCAGGAGGTTTCTGGGCTCGAGGGCGTGATCGTAGGGCGCGCGCTTTATGACGGGCGTATATCGCTTGAGGAAGCGCTCAGCATTGTCGAGGGGGCCACATGCTGA
- the hisF gene encoding imidazole glycerol phosphate synthase subunit HisF, protein MLKLRVIPCLDVKDGRVVKGVNFVSLRDAGDPVEQAVVYDAAGADELTFLDITASVENRDTIYDVVRRTAERVFLPLTVGGGVRAPEDMRKLLLAGADKCAVNSAAVVNPELINESANRFGSQCVVVAIDARSNGKGGWEVYTKGGREPTGIDAVAWAQEAQARGAGEILLTSMDRDGTGKGFDLDLLREVCGKITIPVVASGGVGELEHFVEGARAGASGLLAASVFHFGTFGIAGVKAALEAAGLPVRPAN, encoded by the coding sequence ATGCTGAAGCTGAGGGTTATCCCTTGCCTCGACGTCAAGGATGGCCGCGTGGTCAAGGGCGTCAATTTCGTATCGCTGCGTGATGCAGGAGATCCGGTGGAGCAGGCCGTTGTCTATGACGCGGCAGGAGCCGATGAGCTGACCTTTCTGGACATCACGGCAAGTGTCGAGAACCGCGACACGATCTATGATGTGGTCCGTCGCACCGCAGAGCGTGTCTTTTTGCCCCTGACTGTTGGCGGTGGTGTGCGTGCCCCCGAGGATATGCGTAAACTGCTCCTTGCTGGCGCTGACAAATGTGCCGTGAATTCGGCCGCAGTCGTGAATCCGGAGCTGATTAATGAGTCAGCCAATCGGTTCGGCAGCCAATGCGTCGTTGTCGCGATTGATGCGCGTTCCAATGGCAAGGGCGGTTGGGAAGTTTATACCAAGGGCGGTAGAGAACCGACCGGTATAGATGCGGTTGCCTGGGCGCAGGAGGCGCAGGCGCGGGGTGCGGGTGAGATTTTGCTGACAAGCATGGACCGCGATGGAACGGGTAAAGGTTTCGACCTTGACCTTCTGCGTGAGGTTTGCGGCAAGATCACCATTCCGGTCGTCGCATCTGGCGGCGTGGGAGAGCTTGAGCACTTCGTGGAAGGCGCCAGGGCCGGGGCGAGCGGCCTTCTGGCAGCCAGCGTTTTCCATTTTGGCACATTCGGTATTGCGGGGGTCAAGGCAGCGCTTGAGGCTGCGGGACTGCCTGTGAGGCCAGCCAACTAA
- a CDS encoding phosphoribosyl-ATP diphosphatase: MALATKRTTRKTEGGAGKKGVKNAAPKSESTKKAQGKKNAVKKPVADLSPIDAQVLDRLFATVESRRGTDPSLSHSARLLSRGRKKIAQKFGEEAVECLIEAVAGKPSELVSESADVLYHLIVMWVDAGVTPHDVWQELRRREAMSGVEEKASRPVEPGV; encoded by the coding sequence ATGGCGCTTGCCACTAAACGGACGACCCGCAAGACCGAAGGAGGCGCCGGAAAGAAGGGCGTCAAGAACGCTGCGCCCAAGAGTGAGAGCACGAAGAAAGCGCAGGGCAAGAAAAACGCCGTCAAAAAGCCCGTAGCTGATCTGAGCCCGATTGATGCGCAGGTTCTCGATCGTCTGTTTGCTACCGTTGAGTCCCGTCGAGGTACCGATCCATCATTGAGCCATTCGGCGCGACTTCTCTCGCGTGGGCGCAAGAAGATTGCCCAGAAGTTTGGTGAAGAAGCTGTCGAGTGTCTTATCGAGGCGGTTGCTGGCAAACCATCAGAGCTCGTCAGTGAAAGTGCGGATGTGCTCTACCATCTCATTGTGATGTGGGTGGACGCTGGCGTCACACCGCATGATGTATGGCAAGAGTTACGCCGCCGGGAGGCTATGAGCGGTGTTGAGGAAAAGGCCTCACGTCCTGTCGAGCCGGGAGTCTGA
- a CDS encoding histidine triad nucleotide-binding protein, whose amino-acid sequence MAVDLRLPYDPQNIFAKILRGEIPVKPIYEDDFALAFPDIAPQAPVHVLIIPKGHYVSAQDFGLHASVAEIAGFARAISEVAAALDVSEKGYRLISNAGGDAGQEVPHYHLHLLAGEKLSAKLVR is encoded by the coding sequence ATGGCTGTTGACTTGCGCCTTCCATACGACCCGCAAAACATCTTCGCGAAGATTTTGCGCGGGGAGATTCCGGTCAAGCCGATCTACGAAGATGACTTTGCCCTCGCCTTTCCGGACATCGCGCCACAAGCCCCCGTGCATGTGCTGATTATTCCCAAGGGGCACTATGTCAGTGCACAGGATTTCGGCTTGCATGCATCCGTTGCGGAGATTGCCGGATTTGCACGGGCAATCTCGGAAGTTGCTGCGGCACTTGATGTATCCGAGAAGGGGTATCGATTGATCAGCAACGCTGGCGGCGATGCGGGGCAGGAAGTACCCCATTATCACCTGCATCTTCTGGCTGGCGAGAAGCTAAGCGCGAAATTAGTTCGCTAG
- a CDS encoding tyrosine-type recombinase/integrase, whose protein sequence is MGHLRIDQIGQKRWDTFAAGRFKKRGEANVPISPGTLRRELNVLRAALRRAWKDGYLVRPPEIEPPRDSAPRDRFLAKVEARRLIDAAQTPHVRLFMALAIYTGARKGSILALTWDRVHWTTNMIDFQEPGRALTRKRRATVPMTKALREEMEAAFDERNGDYVVNWHGKPIPTGLRWSFNKACERAGLTWKPTPHHLKHSLASWFKMDGVPIDQTSDWLATDPQTLRRVYRKFDPSYLENIAEGFKL, encoded by the coding sequence TTGGGCCATCTTCGCATCGATCAGATCGGCCAGAAGCGTTGGGACACGTTCGCCGCAGGTCGTTTCAAGAAACGTGGAGAGGCAAATGTCCCGATCTCACCCGGAACACTGCGCCGCGAGCTCAACGTCTTGCGGGCTGCGCTGCGCCGGGCGTGGAAAGACGGTTATCTCGTCAGGCCACCCGAGATCGAGCCGCCACGTGATAGCGCCCCGCGTGACCGATTCCTGGCCAAGGTGGAAGCCCGACGCTTGATAGACGCTGCGCAGACCCCGCATGTTCGGCTGTTCATGGCCCTGGCCATCTACACCGGCGCGCGCAAGGGCTCGATTCTGGCGCTCACCTGGGACCGGGTCCATTGGACCACGAACATGATCGACTTTCAGGAACCGGGCCGTGCCTTGACGCGCAAGCGCCGCGCAACCGTGCCAATGACCAAGGCGCTGCGCGAGGAAATGGAGGCAGCGTTTGATGAAAGGAATGGCGACTATGTCGTGAACTGGCACGGCAAGCCGATCCCGACCGGGTTGCGCTGGTCCTTCAACAAGGCTTGCGAAAGAGCAGGGCTGACATGGAAGCCAACGCCCCATCACCTGAAGCACTCTCTGGCGTCATGGTTCAAGATGGACGGCGTGCCGATTGATCAGACCTCAGACTGGCTGGCCACTGATCCGCAGACATTGCGTCGCGTCTATCGGAAGTTCGACCCGTCATACCTGGAGAACATTGCGGAGGGCTTTAAGTTGTAG
- a CDS encoding helix-turn-helix domain-containing protein — translation MPTLWSIGRRGRMGAGLPRLLTVKKAASEIDVCPETVRRAIRAGKLAAYRRPGGYRVSTTDLQAYMDTYHCPASEMISPTWNYVAANGRSSGGKKDRENDFRLAQRTRNALAKR, via the coding sequence ATGCCAACTTTGTGGAGCATCGGAAGGAGAGGGCGGATGGGTGCGGGATTGCCTCGGCTGCTTACCGTCAAGAAAGCAGCCTCTGAGATAGACGTTTGTCCTGAGACGGTGCGCCGGGCCATCCGGGCTGGGAAGCTGGCAGCCTATCGCAGGCCGGGCGGATACCGCGTCTCAACAACTGACCTTCAAGCCTACATGGACACCTACCATTGCCCCGCATCAGAAATGATAAGCCCCACCTGGAATTACGTCGCGGCAAATGGGCGATCGTCTGGTGGGAAGAAGGACAGAGAAAACGACTTTCGACTGGCACAGAGGACGAGAAACGCGCTCGCCAAGCGCTAG
- a CDS encoding helix-turn-helix domain-containing protein yields MIVSRGRTQESVAIEAGISTSTLSFLIRGQNSTINTVLSVLATLKAPPEVMAEIYANFVEHRKERADGCGIASAAYRQESSL; encoded by the coding sequence ATGATCGTCTCACGAGGGCGAACGCAGGAGAGCGTAGCTATCGAGGCCGGGATTTCCACGAGCACGCTGAGCTTCCTGATTAGGGGCCAGAACAGCACCATCAACACGGTCCTTAGCGTCTTGGCCACGCTCAAGGCTCCGCCCGAGGTCATGGCCGAGATCTATGCCAACTTTGTGGAGCATCGGAAGGAGAGGGCGGATGGGTGCGGGATTGCCTCGGCTGCTTACCGTCAAGAAAGCAGCCTCTGA
- a CDS encoding DUF6362 family protein has protein sequence MSKMPLRFDPDRSLPEQVGEWLDEAALTLAALPATGLRPAGAGSTWPDYVRDLEDLGWDRESDDFLPRPTADQVERPDIVLTWVPMIEDRRLRTVVNMRLIVHRISGRHKWEWRKIGDELGTSHVTAKA, from the coding sequence ATGAGCAAGATGCCGTTGCGTTTCGATCCTGACCGCAGCCTGCCCGAGCAGGTGGGCGAATGGCTGGATGAGGCTGCCCTGACGCTTGCGGCCCTTCCCGCGACCGGGCTGCGTCCTGCCGGGGCTGGTAGCACGTGGCCCGACTATGTGCGTGATCTGGAAGATCTCGGTTGGGATCGTGAGAGCGATGACTTCCTGCCCCGGCCTACTGCCGATCAGGTTGAACGGCCCGATATCGTTCTAACCTGGGTGCCTATGATCGAAGACCGCAGGCTGCGCACCGTGGTCAACATGCGCCTGATCGTGCATCGGATTTCGGGGCGCCATAAGTGGGAATGGCGGAAGATCGGCGATGAACTTGGCACGTCGCACGTCACTGCAAAGGCGTAG
- a CDS encoding helix-turn-helix domain-containing protein — translation MEASPGVALNKAEMAKRLKVSLPTLTNWLDRWPDFPFVDRGTNGKSWRFDPHAVFDFLAARQEEEQRKSAGRDEQLERLQLQFDELFEPEEQPRSLGTVSAKEQIDIWRLRELKRKEAERCGKLVVAEQLQDMFSSAFATLSRDTGMLLRRLAREQDWPEAVLRKAEADLADTQRKSVTAVLDTLKQEADTDHERQRHLA, via the coding sequence ATGGAAGCATCGCCCGGCGTGGCGCTCAACAAGGCCGAAATGGCCAAGCGTCTCAAGGTCTCGCTGCCAACGCTGACCAACTGGCTCGACCGCTGGCCTGATTTCCCTTTCGTGGATCGCGGCACCAACGGCAAAAGCTGGCGCTTCGATCCTCACGCCGTCTTCGACTTCCTCGCAGCGCGGCAAGAGGAAGAGCAGCGCAAGAGCGCCGGACGCGATGAGCAGCTTGAACGGCTCCAGTTGCAATTCGATGAGCTTTTCGAACCCGAGGAACAGCCGCGTTCGTTGGGCACGGTGTCGGCCAAAGAGCAGATCGATATCTGGCGACTGCGTGAACTCAAGCGCAAGGAAGCCGAGCGCTGCGGCAAGCTCGTGGTCGCTGAGCAGCTACAGGACATGTTCTCATCGGCCTTCGCCACGCTCTCGCGTGACACCGGCATGCTTCTGCGTCGCCTGGCGCGCGAGCAGGACTGGCCAGAGGCCGTGTTGCGCAAAGCCGAGGCCGATCTGGCCGACACGCAGCGCAAGTCAGTTACCGCCGTTCTCGACACGTTGAAACAGGAAGCCGACACCGATCATGAGCGACAGCGACACCTCGCCTGA
- a CDS encoding phage terminase large subunit family protein, which yields MEALDELRFLNVAVVGPARSGKTTIGQNWILKSVDVDPADFLVYAQTDDMIESYVKREIAPMIDLHPQVKEKLGLRPVDNSLKFERFLAMWIEFLAAAYNNLINKSAPRIIMTEIDAYPANLGDPCAFASIRRETLGQKSMLLAESHPDRANGHAAGGSITSLSSAFGDL from the coding sequence ATGGAAGCGCTCGATGAACTGCGCTTCCTGAACGTAGCTGTCGTCGGTCCTGCCCGCTCGGGCAAGACCACGATCGGGCAGAACTGGATCCTGAAATCTGTCGATGTCGATCCGGCAGATTTCCTCGTCTATGCCCAGACCGACGATATGATCGAAAGCTACGTCAAGCGCGAGATCGCGCCCATGATCGATCTGCATCCGCAGGTTAAGGAAAAGCTCGGTCTGCGGCCGGTCGACAACTCGCTCAAATTCGAGCGCTTCCTCGCGATGTGGATCGAATTCCTCGCGGCGGCCTATAACAATCTGATCAACAAATCTGCCCCGCGCATCATTATGACCGAGATCGACGCCTATCCGGCCAATCTCGGCGATCCCTGCGCCTTTGCCTCGATCCGTCGCGAGACACTCGGGCAGAAGAGCATGCTGCTGGCAGAAAGCCATCCAGACCGCGCCAACGGGCACGCGGCCGGTGGCTCGATAACGTCTTTATCGAGCGCCTTTGGCGATCTCTGA
- a CDS encoding RNA 2'-phosphotransferase yields MRHEPERIDITLDNAGWANIDELLRSASEVGYSLDRPMLLKIIEKSDKQRFTLSSDGHCIRAAQGHSLAIDLGIPTSIPPRKIVAWHSKEEYQIYFERGIKARPAT; encoded by the coding sequence TTGCGCCATGAACCTGAGAGGATTGATATTACTCTTGATAACGCAGGATGGGCCAATATAGACGAATTACTTCGGTCAGCGTCGGAAGTAGGTTATTCCTTGGATCGACCGATGCTGCTGAAAATTATAGAGAAAAGTGATAAGCAACGTTTCACACTTTCATCGGATGGACATTGTATCCGAGCAGCGCAGGGTCATTCTCTAGCTATTGATCTTGGGATACCGACTAGCATCCCCCCCCGAAAAATTGTGGCATGGCACAGCAAAGAAGAATATCAAATCTATTTTGAGAGAGGGATTAAAGCCCGGCCGGCGACATAA
- a CDS encoding RNA 2'-phosphotransferase — translation MREGLKPGRRHKVHLSVDRTVAYHVGQRHGDAVVLDVNTEQMNRDGYLFVKSENNVWLTDFVPPIYLLINEHCENT, via the coding sequence TTGAGAGAGGGATTAAAGCCCGGCCGGCGACATAAAGTACATTTATCTGTCGATCGAACAGTTGCCTATCATGTGGGGCAGAGACACGGTGATGCCGTAGTCCTAGATGTCAATACGGAACAGATGAACCGTGATGGATATCTTTTTGTTAAATCGGAAAATAATGTATGGCTCACAGATTTCGTTCCACCTATTTATTTATTGATTAATGAACACTGTGAAAATACGTAA
- a CDS encoding hemagglutinin repeat-containing protein: protein MNGATVLAPKLYLAPGNVALTGGTIAAKDVSLAGASVNNSGTISGSNSLSILARNGDITNTGTLAGGSVSLVAQNGSIINSATLNDYLVNGGNQGQLGSVGTISASGAASLSASNDITFNGGRLSSGGDLSMLAGNSLTLEATKTQSEASASHHVAGISLSSQGAQGTLGYGMRDDKSSSSSTVWTPSVLASLGGNVALNAGKAITIDGSALSAANDLTLSGSSISLLAKENSLTQSMAHKEKSIGASIGLSPTSIMGQVVNTGLAASQTSGKGSGTLAALNAMQGAAIIATSIINGGEAVAGNIVGVRQSVGSSSLHQSSTETQTHAVGSTLNAGNTLSVVARGDNTADAQNGSLSATASSLSGKNVVLAASKDITLQAGWDTTHSESDMKSKSVSVGLDVGVGTGFVTASLSASFGKQTQHVVSDSATAVNTTVTGAQSVTIASPGSVTLNGATVTAPRIDLSAGSLNITSPQNTSDYRSAASQSGGQLCVGYKTGIGGSGLNQNVTDHFATTGPTLSGLYAGENGIGVDVSGQTSLTAGVIDSQAEAAENHFDTGSLVANSVTNVSQWKATQTGMSMSLGTDMLGSTMGILGAVGTNLASGASGMMGGGRAHHETSESQSAISGNITVSAGSITGHYTTDVSKANAALDNAFDAKKLSNQLHAQRLGSQLAGEIGGLVADQLEKAGVAGFGEEGIANSYGRITLETAANTAVAAVSGSNIGAAAAGTAAGGLATSATLDSVAWWALDQTNGDVATALPLTAAIENIIASGAGALGGIVGGNTSGNTGINALNGAGEAAAVEQYNMASLKLLKLFVK from the coding sequence GTGAATGGTGCGACGGTGCTGGCGCCGAAGCTCTATCTGGCGCCGGGCAATGTGGCGCTGACAGGCGGCACGATTGCGGCGAAAGACGTGTCGCTTGCGGGCGCGAGCGTCAATAACAGCGGGACGATATCGGGCAGCAACAGCCTGAGCATTCTGGCGCGCAATGGCGACATTACCAATACGGGCACGCTGGCAGGTGGCTCGGTCAGCCTGGTGGCGCAGAACGGGTCGATCATCAACAGCGCCACGCTGAACGATTATCTGGTCAATGGCGGCAATCAGGGCCAGCTGGGCTCGGTCGGCACGATCTCGGCGAGCGGTGCGGCGTCCCTCTCGGCAAGCAATGACATTACCTTCAATGGCGGCCGCCTGAGTTCGGGTGGTGATCTGTCGATGCTGGCGGGCAACAGCCTGACGCTGGAGGCCACGAAGACGCAGAGCGAGGCGAGTGCCTCGCATCATGTGGCAGGGATCTCGCTGAGCAGCCAGGGCGCGCAGGGGACGCTGGGCTATGGCATGCGCGATGATAAATCATCGTCTTCGAGCACGGTCTGGACCCCGTCGGTACTGGCGTCTCTGGGCGGGAATGTTGCGCTCAATGCGGGCAAGGCCATCACGATAGACGGCTCGGCATTGTCGGCGGCGAATGACCTGACGCTCTCGGGCTCGTCCATCTCGCTGCTGGCCAAGGAGAACAGTCTCACCCAGAGCATGGCGCATAAGGAGAAATCCATCGGCGCCAGTATCGGGCTCTCGCCAACATCCATTATGGGGCAGGTGGTCAATACCGGGCTTGCTGCAAGTCAGACATCCGGCAAGGGCAGTGGGACGCTTGCTGCGCTGAATGCGATGCAGGGCGCGGCGATTATTGCCACCTCGATCATAAATGGAGGCGAAGCCGTTGCGGGCAATATTGTGGGCGTACGCCAATCCGTAGGCTCGTCGTCGCTGCACCAGTCGAGCACCGAGACGCAGACCCATGCCGTTGGTTCGACGCTCAATGCGGGGAACACGCTTTCTGTCGTGGCGCGTGGCGATAATACAGCGGATGCGCAAAACGGTTCCCTGAGCGCAACAGCCTCCAGCCTGTCGGGCAAGAACGTGGTCCTTGCTGCCAGCAAGGACATCACGCTGCAGGCGGGCTGGGATACGACGCATAGCGAAAGCGATATGAAGTCGAAATCGGTATCAGTCGGCCTCGATGTTGGTGTAGGGACTGGCTTTGTTACTGCGAGCCTGAGTGCATCGTTTGGCAAGCAGACGCAGCATGTGGTTTCCGACAGCGCAACGGCAGTCAACACGACGGTAACGGGCGCGCAGAGTGTGACGATTGCGAGCCCTGGCAGCGTGACGCTGAACGGTGCGACGGTCACGGCCCCGCGTATCGATCTGTCAGCCGGCAGCCTGAACATCACGAGCCCGCAGAACACGTCCGATTATCGCAGCGCGGCAAGTCAGAGCGGTGGCCAACTGTGTGTTGGCTACAAGACCGGTATTGGTGGCAGTGGACTTAACCAGAACGTCACAGACCATTTTGCCACAACAGGCCCAACCCTGTCGGGATTGTATGCGGGGGAGAACGGGATCGGTGTGGACGTGTCCGGTCAGACCAGCCTGACGGCAGGGGTTATCGACAGCCAGGCGGAAGCGGCGGAGAACCACTTCGACACGGGCAGCCTCGTCGCGAACAGCGTGACGAATGTATCGCAGTGGAAGGCGACGCAGACAGGCATGTCGATGAGCCTTGGCACGGATATGCTGGGCAGCACGATGGGCATATTGGGCGCGGTCGGCACCAACCTCGCCTCGGGTGCATCGGGCATGATGGGTGGTGGTCGCGCGCATCACGAGACGAGCGAGAGCCAGTCTGCGATCAGCGGGAATATCACGGTCAGTGCCGGGAGTATCACGGGCCATTACACCACGGACGTCTCAAAGGCCAATGCGGCGCTGGATAACGCGTTTGATGCAAAGAAGCTGAGCAATCAGCTCCATGCCCAGAGGCTGGGTAGCCAGCTGGCCGGAGAGATTGGCGGGCTTGTTGCCGATCAATTGGAAAAGGCTGGCGTCGCTGGCTTTGGCGAGGAAGGTATCGCAAACAGTTACGGGCGTATCACGCTTGAAACAGCGGCGAATACAGCCGTGGCCGCTGTCTCAGGGAGTAATATTGGCGCAGCTGCGGCAGGGACCGCAGCAGGCGGCCTTGCAACATCGGCGACGCTGGATAGCGTGGCCTGGTGGGCACTCGATCAAACAAATGGTGACGTAGCGACCGCCCTTCCTTTGACCGCCGCGATCGAGAATATTATCGCGTCCGGCGCAGGCGCGTTAGGTGGCATTGTAGGCGGCAACACGTCGGGCAATACAGGCATTAATGCACTGAATGGTGCAGGCGAAGCCGCTGCGGTTGAACAATACAACATGGCGAGCCTCAAGCTCCTAAAACTGTTCGTGAAGTGA
- a CDS encoding immunity protein Imm33 domain-containing protein, producing the protein MILDVMQRNICEKYDSGFFPPLKNDKIGISRNVREGARPLNGLRIKSDGNTSGWYVWGGMEMLNDDDFFLPLHYSHIPSWEKLIIPYLALAPGWRFLITETYEDVWFDSDTFQSVLR; encoded by the coding sequence ATGATCTTAGATGTGATGCAGCGGAATATATGTGAAAAATACGATTCGGGTTTCTTTCCACCATTGAAAAACGACAAGATAGGAATAAGTAGAAATGTTAGAGAAGGGGCTAGGCCATTAAATGGACTTCGAATAAAATCTGACGGAAATACTTCAGGATGGTATGTTTGGGGTGGAATGGAAATGTTGAATGATGATGATTTTTTTCTTCCTCTGCATTATTCCCATATTCCGTCATGGGAAAAGCTAATCATTCCGTACCTCGCCTTGGCTCCTGGATGGAGATTTTTAATAACGGAAACTTACGAAGATGTATGGTTCGATTCCGATACATTTCAAAGTGTTTTACGTTAA